The following proteins are co-located in the Microplitis demolitor isolate Queensland-Clemson2020A chromosome 3, iyMicDemo2.1a, whole genome shotgun sequence genome:
- the LOC103574541 gene encoding bilin-binding protein-like, which produces MFVIFYFLTFIAGTLAQISRPGSCPYVKPVENFQPENYTGVWYEIKRYDNFYELNHKCTCVNVTLESHNRLKLAARYMNSLSGSISNSLAMAYPIKGISIPQYRVKSSKSADPHNSVTTILDTDYTNYSIVYMCQEVESTHLIYLWIFSRERTLSLKTLGQRLKVEADNHLPIEYLQLVEQNCS; this is translated from the exons atgtttgtcattttttactttttgactTTTATTGCTGGCACTTTGGCTCAAATTTCGCGACCTGGATCATGTCCATACGTCAAGCcagtagaaaattttcaaccaGAAAAC TACACAGGAGTTTGGTATGAAATTAAACGCTATGATAATTTCTATGAACTTAATCACAAGTGTACTTGTGTCAATGTGACACTGGAATCACATAATAGATTAAAATTAGCAGCACGTTATATGAATTCGCT ttcAGGATCAATATCAAATTCGTTAGCAATGGCATATCCAATAAAAGGAATATCGATACCACAATACCGAGTAAAGTCATCAAAATCTGCAGACCCACATAATTCAGTAACAACGATCCTCGATACAGATTACACAAATTATTCAATTGTTTACATGTGTCAAGAAGTCGAATCTAccca TTTAATTTACCTATGGATCTTTTCACGTGAAAGAACTCTAAGCCTCAAAACATTGGGACAACGTTTAAAAGTCGAAGCTGATAATCATCTACCAATAGAATATTTGCAACTCGTCGAACAAAATTgctcttaa
- the LOC103574543 gene encoding LOW QUALITY PROTEIN: apolipoprotein D (The sequence of the model RefSeq protein was modified relative to this genomic sequence to represent the inferred CDS: substituted 1 base at 1 genomic stop codon), whose product YTYICRVVFTLKXIYEITKMRGLSSYAISSTSVFIANWCSSFLLSLYNTFFSLPFKMKTLLVITFVFMSITGALAQSFNVGPCPKVNTVENLDIESYTGLWYEYERSFPMVFEFGGKCVTANYSANDDGTIKVVNRQISSITGSESSIVGTARVDDEACKNTTCGKLKVTFPVPVVGEVEGTYWVLDTDYTSYAAVWSCTSFVVSHISYAWVLTRDQQPSNSVVKKATSLFDDNKIEYIFMTKTDQENCP is encoded by the exons tatacttatatatgccGTGTAGTATTTACCTTGAAATGAATCTACGAGATAACAAAAATGCGCGGTTTGTCGAGCTATGCCATCAGTTCTACAAGCGTATTCATAGCGAATTGGTgctcttcatttttattgtcgctatataatacttttttttcattaccatTTAAAATGAAGACTTTACTTGTAATTACGTTCGTTTTTATGTCAATTACTGGAGCTTTAGCTCAATCATTTAATGTAGGTCCTTGTCCTAAAGTGAATACGGTTGAAAATTTGGATATTGAAAgc tatacaGGACTTTGGTATGAATATGAGCGAAGTTTTCCAATGGTTTTTGAATTTGGCGGCAAATGTGTTACAGCTAATTACAGTGCTAATGATGATGGTACAATAAAAGTTGTTAACCGACAAATTTCATCAAT aACTGGTTCAGAATCATCAATAGTTGGTACAGCAAGAGTGGATGATGAAGCATGTAAAAATACGACCTGTGGTAAATTGAAAGTTACCTTTCCAGTACCAGTAGTAGGTGAAGTAGAGGGAACTTATTGGGTTCTCGATACAGATTATACAAGTTATGCTGCAGTATGGAGCTGTACTAGTTTTGTAGTTTCtca TATATCCTATGCTTGGGTTTTAACCAGAGATCAACAACCCTCAAACTCTGTTGTGAAGAAAGCTACAAGTctttttgatgataataaaatcgagtatatttttatgaccAAAACTGATCAAGAAAACTGTCCATAA
- the LOC103574540 gene encoding transcription factor Ken 2 isoform X1: MYTDGLLTLHYGKHPATLAAEVGAWYSGDRHVDVTLACDDGSVVRAHRVVLAAASPFLASLLRNPALDHVVHLSGVRRIQLIHLLEFLYNGEALIPSSELTPLRELFELLQIKSESFDPNQPQTSTDSDSLRIPTPQPSESQESSSYESQYDSRSQSNNPADCCSVLIKSEGCDDDPEQDVDVEGVEGDTILTDNGESSIEPPRRRDSSDPVNLSLNSGTSTKSDGSHEISHLRSEKTLLERRESLEEAEERRRQLAARLSLGLEPGKRKPEEIPLPPAEAYVVTPHRKRRPGFHNAPAQNPAFVPFNPGFETPRRLAAPHPLSVSAPPYLQDRSVTPPGASHRPPSADPASAGSLEPPWGAWTLPPARAPPPPSAEDPPKCTPVREYRCTYCGKQFGMSWNLKTHLRVHTGEKPFACRLCVAMFKQKAHLLKHLCSVHRGVIAAPDNTFTCCFCSLSFDSLQELIRHLSGPHNNLLLSKNLHD, encoded by the exons ATGTATACGGACGGTCTGCTGACTCTCCATTATGGGAAACATCCCGCAACCTTGGCTGCAGAGGTCGGGGCATGGTACAGTGGGGATCGTCATGTTGACGTGACCCTGGCTTGTGACGACGGCTCCGTCGTCAGGGCTCATCGGGTCGTATTGGCCGCAGCTAGTCCTTTCTTGGCTAGTCTTCTTCGTAACCCGGCATTGGATCACGTAGTCCATTTGTCTGGTGTCAGGAGAATACAGCTTATTCATCTACTTGAGTTTCTTTACAATGGAGAAGCTCTTATACcc tcatCAGAATTAACACCACTGAGAGAATTATTTGAACTCTTACAAATAAAATCGGAATCATTTGATCCAAATCAACCACAAACATCAACAGATTCAGATTCATTAAGGATACCAACACCACAACCTTCGGAAAGTCAAGAGAGTTCTAGTTATGAATCTCAGTACGACAGCAGGTC gcAATCAAATAATCCAGCAGACTGCTGTTCAGTGCTAATTAAAAGTGAAGGCTGTGATGATGATCCAGAGCAGGATGTTGATGTTGAGGGCGTTGAAGGTGATACGATACTAACGGATAATGGCGAGAGCAGTATTGAGCCACCGAGAAGAAGGGATAGCTCGGATCCAGTTAACCTTAGTCTTAATTCTGGTACCTCGACTAAAAGTGATGGATCACATGAAATTTCCCACTTGCg GTCAGAGAAGACGCTGCTGGAGAGGCGAGAGTCACTAGAGGAAGCGGAAGAAAGACGGAGACAGTTAGCGGCGCGACTGTCTCTCGGATTAGAGCCGGGAAAAAGAAAACCCGAGGAGATACCTTTGCCTCCTGCGGAGGCATATGTCGTTACGCCACATCGAAAACGTAGACCGGGATTCCACAATGCACCTGCACAAAATCCGGCATTCGTGCCATTTAATCCGGGATTTGAGACACCGAGGAGGCTAGCTGCGCCACATCCACTCAGTGTATCTGCTCCACCCTAcctg cAGGATAGGTCAGTAACACCACCAGGAGCATCACACAGACCGCCAAGTGCCGACCCAGCGTCAGCAGGCAGTCTAGAACCACCGTGGGGTGCATGGACACTACCCCCAGCGCGAGCACCACCGCCTCCCTCGGCCGAAGACCCGCCAAAATGTACGCCCGTACGCGAGTACCGCTGTACCTACTGCGGGAAGCAGTTTGGTATGTCGTGGAACTTGAAAACTCACTTGCGAGTACACACTGGCGAAAAACCATTCGCCTGTCGCCTCTGTGTCGCCATGTTTAAGCAAAAAGCTCATCTACTGAAGCACCTTTGCTCTGTACACAGAGGCGTTATTGCAGCCCCGGACAATACATTCACATGTTGTTTCTGTTCCCTCAGCTTTGACAGCCTCCAAGAACTCATACGACATCTCTCTGGACCACACAATAATCTTCTTTTAAGTAAAAACCTTCACGACTAA
- the LOC103574540 gene encoding transcription factor Ken 2 isoform X2: MYTDGLLTLHYGKHPATLAAEVGAWYSGDRHVDVTLACDDGSVVRAHRVVLAAASPFLASLLRNPALDHVVHLSGVRRIQLIHLLEFLYNGEALIPSSELTPLRELFELLQIKSESFDPNQPQTSTDSDSLRIPTPQPSESQESSSYESQYDSRQSNNPADCCSVLIKSEGCDDDPEQDVDVEGVEGDTILTDNGESSIEPPRRRDSSDPVNLSLNSGTSTKSDGSHEISHLRSEKTLLERRESLEEAEERRRQLAARLSLGLEPGKRKPEEIPLPPAEAYVVTPHRKRRPGFHNAPAQNPAFVPFNPGFETPRRLAAPHPLSVSAPPYLQDRSVTPPGASHRPPSADPASAGSLEPPWGAWTLPPARAPPPPSAEDPPKCTPVREYRCTYCGKQFGMSWNLKTHLRVHTGEKPFACRLCVAMFKQKAHLLKHLCSVHRGVIAAPDNTFTCCFCSLSFDSLQELIRHLSGPHNNLLLSKNLHD; the protein is encoded by the exons ATGTATACGGACGGTCTGCTGACTCTCCATTATGGGAAACATCCCGCAACCTTGGCTGCAGAGGTCGGGGCATGGTACAGTGGGGATCGTCATGTTGACGTGACCCTGGCTTGTGACGACGGCTCCGTCGTCAGGGCTCATCGGGTCGTATTGGCCGCAGCTAGTCCTTTCTTGGCTAGTCTTCTTCGTAACCCGGCATTGGATCACGTAGTCCATTTGTCTGGTGTCAGGAGAATACAGCTTATTCATCTACTTGAGTTTCTTTACAATGGAGAAGCTCTTATACcc tcatCAGAATTAACACCACTGAGAGAATTATTTGAACTCTTACAAATAAAATCGGAATCATTTGATCCAAATCAACCACAAACATCAACAGATTCAGATTCATTAAGGATACCAACACCACAACCTTCGGAAAGTCAAGAGAGTTCTAGTTATGAATCTCAGTACGACAGCAG gcAATCAAATAATCCAGCAGACTGCTGTTCAGTGCTAATTAAAAGTGAAGGCTGTGATGATGATCCAGAGCAGGATGTTGATGTTGAGGGCGTTGAAGGTGATACGATACTAACGGATAATGGCGAGAGCAGTATTGAGCCACCGAGAAGAAGGGATAGCTCGGATCCAGTTAACCTTAGTCTTAATTCTGGTACCTCGACTAAAAGTGATGGATCACATGAAATTTCCCACTTGCg GTCAGAGAAGACGCTGCTGGAGAGGCGAGAGTCACTAGAGGAAGCGGAAGAAAGACGGAGACAGTTAGCGGCGCGACTGTCTCTCGGATTAGAGCCGGGAAAAAGAAAACCCGAGGAGATACCTTTGCCTCCTGCGGAGGCATATGTCGTTACGCCACATCGAAAACGTAGACCGGGATTCCACAATGCACCTGCACAAAATCCGGCATTCGTGCCATTTAATCCGGGATTTGAGACACCGAGGAGGCTAGCTGCGCCACATCCACTCAGTGTATCTGCTCCACCCTAcctg cAGGATAGGTCAGTAACACCACCAGGAGCATCACACAGACCGCCAAGTGCCGACCCAGCGTCAGCAGGCAGTCTAGAACCACCGTGGGGTGCATGGACACTACCCCCAGCGCGAGCACCACCGCCTCCCTCGGCCGAAGACCCGCCAAAATGTACGCCCGTACGCGAGTACCGCTGTACCTACTGCGGGAAGCAGTTTGGTATGTCGTGGAACTTGAAAACTCACTTGCGAGTACACACTGGCGAAAAACCATTCGCCTGTCGCCTCTGTGTCGCCATGTTTAAGCAAAAAGCTCATCTACTGAAGCACCTTTGCTCTGTACACAGAGGCGTTATTGCAGCCCCGGACAATACATTCACATGTTGTTTCTGTTCCCTCAGCTTTGACAGCCTCCAAGAACTCATACGACATCTCTCTGGACCACACAATAATCTTCTTTTAAGTAAAAACCTTCACGACTAA
- the LOC103574544 gene encoding apolipoprotein D: protein MYVLTIICCLITAAYGQSIGIGPCPIVKASKTIEIDKYFGKWYEWKRSDYLGGICSSSTWTKHSDTKITVVHRSISKITNLESGIIGYVTINDEKVNVKYNISMGRNIEVEYRVLDTDYDNFSILWSCSNYKFVHYSHLSVHIRNLTVEPDTSKIEETLKKAGVISLPMRKVDHSNCP, encoded by the exons atgtatGTCCTAACAATTATTTGCTGCCTTATTACTGCAGCTTACGGTCAAAGCATCGGAATTGGTCCATGCCCTATAGTTAAAGCTTCGAAAACGATTGAAATTGATAAA TATTTTGGAAAATGGTACGAATGGAAAAGAAGTGATTATTTGGGTGGCATATGTTCTTCGTCTACTTGGACTAAACATTCAGACACTAAAATAACAGTTGTACATCGtagtatttcaaaaat taCTAATTTGGAATCAGGAATTATTGGTTACGTAAcgataaatgatgaaaaagtaaatgtaAAGTATAACATATCTATGGGTCGTAACATTGAAGTAGAGTACAGGGTTCTCGATACCGATTACGACAACTTTTCTATCCTCTGGAGTTGCTCAAACTACAAGTTTGTGCa ctacTCTCACTTATCAGTACACATAAGAAATCTTACCGTTGAACCAGAcacttcaaaaattgaagaaacattaaaaaaagcAGGAGTTATCTCTCTGCCGATGAGAAAAGTTGACCATTCGAATTGcccataa
- the LOC103574540 gene encoding transcription factor Ken isoform X3, with protein MYTDGLLTLHYGKHPATLAAEVGAWYSGDRHVDVTLACDDGSVVRAHRVVLAAASPFLASLLRNPALDHVVHLSGVRRIQLIHLLEFLYNGEALIPSSELTPLRELFELLQIKSESFDPNQPQTSTDSDSLRIPTPQPSESQESSSYESQYDSRSQSNNPADCCSVLIKSEGCDDDPEQDVDVEGVEGDTILTDNGESSIEPPRRRDSSDPVNLSLNSGTSTKSDGSHEISHLRSEKTLLERRESLEEAEERRRQLAARLSLGLEPGKRKPEEIPLPPAEAYVVTPHRKRRPGFHNAPAQNPAFVPFNPGFETPRRLAAPHPLSVSAPPYLDRSVTPPGASHRPPSADPASAGSLEPPWGAWTLPPARAPPPPSAEDPPKCTPVREYRCTYCGKQFGMSWNLKTHLRVHTGEKPFACRLCVAMFKQKAHLLKHLCSVHRGVIAAPDNTFTCCFCSLSFDSLQELIRHLSGPHNNLLLSKNLHD; from the exons ATGTATACGGACGGTCTGCTGACTCTCCATTATGGGAAACATCCCGCAACCTTGGCTGCAGAGGTCGGGGCATGGTACAGTGGGGATCGTCATGTTGACGTGACCCTGGCTTGTGACGACGGCTCCGTCGTCAGGGCTCATCGGGTCGTATTGGCCGCAGCTAGTCCTTTCTTGGCTAGTCTTCTTCGTAACCCGGCATTGGATCACGTAGTCCATTTGTCTGGTGTCAGGAGAATACAGCTTATTCATCTACTTGAGTTTCTTTACAATGGAGAAGCTCTTATACcc tcatCAGAATTAACACCACTGAGAGAATTATTTGAACTCTTACAAATAAAATCGGAATCATTTGATCCAAATCAACCACAAACATCAACAGATTCAGATTCATTAAGGATACCAACACCACAACCTTCGGAAAGTCAAGAGAGTTCTAGTTATGAATCTCAGTACGACAGCAGGTC gcAATCAAATAATCCAGCAGACTGCTGTTCAGTGCTAATTAAAAGTGAAGGCTGTGATGATGATCCAGAGCAGGATGTTGATGTTGAGGGCGTTGAAGGTGATACGATACTAACGGATAATGGCGAGAGCAGTATTGAGCCACCGAGAAGAAGGGATAGCTCGGATCCAGTTAACCTTAGTCTTAATTCTGGTACCTCGACTAAAAGTGATGGATCACATGAAATTTCCCACTTGCg GTCAGAGAAGACGCTGCTGGAGAGGCGAGAGTCACTAGAGGAAGCGGAAGAAAGACGGAGACAGTTAGCGGCGCGACTGTCTCTCGGATTAGAGCCGGGAAAAAGAAAACCCGAGGAGATACCTTTGCCTCCTGCGGAGGCATATGTCGTTACGCCACATCGAAAACGTAGACCGGGATTCCACAATGCACCTGCACAAAATCCGGCATTCGTGCCATTTAATCCGGGATTTGAGACACCGAGGAGGCTAGCTGCGCCACATCCACTCAGTGTATCTGCTCCACCCTAcctg GATAGGTCAGTAACACCACCAGGAGCATCACACAGACCGCCAAGTGCCGACCCAGCGTCAGCAGGCAGTCTAGAACCACCGTGGGGTGCATGGACACTACCCCCAGCGCGAGCACCACCGCCTCCCTCGGCCGAAGACCCGCCAAAATGTACGCCCGTACGCGAGTACCGCTGTACCTACTGCGGGAAGCAGTTTGGTATGTCGTGGAACTTGAAAACTCACTTGCGAGTACACACTGGCGAAAAACCATTCGCCTGTCGCCTCTGTGTCGCCATGTTTAAGCAAAAAGCTCATCTACTGAAGCACCTTTGCTCTGTACACAGAGGCGTTATTGCAGCCCCGGACAATACATTCACATGTTGTTTCTGTTCCCTCAGCTTTGACAGCCTCCAAGAACTCATACGACATCTCTCTGGACCACACAATAATCTTCTTTTAAGTAAAAACCTTCACGACTAA
- the LOC106693110 gene encoding uncharacterized protein LOC106693110 gives MLKKILLVTYALTIVRAQVPSLGWCPDYVPMANFDISKFLGMWHEAERYFQLSEVVSRCVMANYSRGHDNKLRVSNEVTNRFTGIKRVLEGEIKPAASKAEEGKLHIKYTTVPLTPETSYAVLDTDYKNYAVLWNCNGIGPFHTQNAWIMTRERIPSGEVLQMAYGVLDKYKISKTFFVKTDQEDCAYLDKLKPVEKPAEKPDQETQQVDIPVEAPQQLRSAIIPDETHINRIKEVEKVDEKPANKIESTVKAVKTEAKPEEEEKEEEKKTIVDKVIVKDVKIDADEKMTPVTVPEVIYKKSADKKEEKPEKDEKIIEKEEVKKTDKAEAVAVEIPKVEPVVADTPDSKQEEHDHSKTQTVDAPKEEQKIENKLTIVCLKFNHQDIALDSRIIGQGLLSHTEIIKVRDRNYKSLIMFWISLILCLMVGRIEGLLPTFGVCPDVNTIDKLNVTEYLGKWYEAERYFSIIDFGAKCGTFNYSKEDNGSLKLVSSQISSLTGVESTIEGRARPIERADDPKFTVSYPSLPIQYPMPHWVLGTDYDNYAVLWSCSNIGIFSMRSAWILTRERQPPVPVLEQAYKVLDKNQISRAYFSRTDQKNCPIISN, from the exons ATGCTGAAGAAGATACTTCTTGTTACGTATGCCCTGACTATTGTCAGGGCTCAGGTGCCTAGTTTAGGATGGTGTCCTGATTACGTACCTATGGctaattttgatatttcaaag ttCCTGGGAATGTGGCATGAAGCCGAAAGATATTTTCAACTCTCGGAGGTAGTATCACGTTGCGTGATGGCTAATTACTCACGCGGTCATGATAATAAATTGCGTGTGAGCAACGAAGTTACCAACAGATT taCTGGAATAAAACGAGTTTTAGAGGGTGAAATAAAACCAGCAGCTTCAAAAGCCGAAGAAggaaaattacatattaaatatacgACTGTCCCTCTAACACCAGAAACATCTTATGCGGTTTTGGATActgattacaaaaattatgCTGTTTTGTGGAACTGCAATGGTATTGGCCCATTCCATACACAAAATGCCTGGATTATGACGCGAGAACGTATTCCTTCTGGTGAAGTTTTACAAATG gcTTATGGAGTCttggataaatataaaatatcaaagacatTTTTTGTGAAAACAGACCAAGAAGATTGTGCCTACTTGGATAAATTGAAACCAGTTGAAAAACCAGCTGAAAAACCAGATCAAGAAACACAACAAGTTGATATTCCAGTTGAAGCTCCCCAACAATTGAGATCAGCTATTATACCTGATGAAACACACATTAATCGTATTAAAGAGGTTGAAAAAGTTGATGAAAAACCTGCCAACAAAATAGAATCCACTGTCAAGGCAGTAAAAACTGAGGCTAAACCAGAAGAAgaggaaaaagaagaagaaaaaaagacGATTGTTGACAAGGTGATTGTTAAGGATGTAAAAATTGATGCTGATGAAAAAATGACACCGGTAACGGTTCCAGaagttatttacaaaaaaagtgcTGATAAAAAGGAGGAAAAACCAGAGAAagacgaaaaaataattgagaaaGAAGAAGTGAAGAAAACGGATAAAGCTGAAGCAGTTGCTGTTGAAATTCCGAAAGTGGAACCCGTTGTTGCTGATACACCTGACTCCAAGCAAGAAGAACATGATCACAGTAAAACACAAACTGTGGATGCACCAAAAGAAgagcaaaaaattgaaaacaaa TTAACTATCGTTTGCTTAAAATTCAACCATCAGGACATTGCGCTCGATTCACGAATTATCGGTCAAGGCTTATTGAGTCACACGGAAATCATCAAAGTACGCGACAG aaattacaaaagtttaataatGTTTTGGATTTCTTTGATCTTGTGTCTGATGGTGGGTAGAATCGAAGGCTTATTGCCGACATTTGGAGTCTGTCCGGATGTTAATACTATTGATAAACTCAATGTTACAGAG tATTTAGGAAAGTGGTATGAAGCTGAGcgttatttttctataattgATTTTGGAGCAAAATGCGgtacttttaattatagcAAAGAAGATAATGGATCATTAAAACTTGTCAGCTCACAAATATCATCact aactgGGGTAGAATCGACAATTGAAGGACGCGCGAGACCAATTGAAAGAGCTGATGATCCAAAATTTACGGTATCATATCCATCGTTACCGATCCAATATCCTATGCCCCATTGGGTTTTGGGAACTGATTATGACAACTATGCTGTGCTATGGAGTTGCAGTAACATCGGTATTTTTag taTGCGGAGTGCTTGGATTTTAACACGAGAAAGACAACCACCAGTTCCGGTTCTTGAGCAAGCGTACAAAGTTTtggataaaaatcaaataagcCGCGCATACTTTTCACGTACCGACCAAAAAAATTGtccaattatttcaaattaa